From a region of the Corallococcus coralloides DSM 2259 genome:
- a CDS encoding LEA type 2 family protein, translating into MPMKKRAFLVLFALSLTTLSGCAALQSLLNGAFKKPTLKFKTARLANASLSDATVDLVYELDNPNSLGLKLASVDYAFFVEGKQLVAGKPKEGLNLKSNGKSQIVFPANVKFADIAPVVTTFLDKDAAAFRAQGTLGIQTPLGVLKFPLEKEGTFPVPKIPQVQFQAPRITNVTLSGATVEFPLAITNRNAFPLPVAGITGALKVAGANVGNLSTGNLGMLDGSGTKQVTLPLTINFASAASAAMALRSGGNAQVSLTGNLTSDAQSVPLNLSQLVNFTK; encoded by the coding sequence ATGCCCATGAAGAAACGCGCGTTCCTGGTCCTCTTCGCCCTATCACTCACCACGCTCTCCGGCTGCGCAGCGCTGCAGAGCCTGCTCAACGGTGCCTTCAAGAAGCCCACGCTGAAGTTCAAGACAGCCCGGCTGGCGAACGCCTCCCTGTCCGACGCCACGGTGGACCTGGTGTACGAGCTGGACAACCCCAACAGCCTGGGCCTGAAGCTGGCGTCGGTGGACTACGCCTTCTTCGTGGAGGGCAAGCAGCTGGTGGCCGGCAAGCCGAAGGAGGGCCTGAACCTCAAGTCCAACGGCAAGAGCCAGATTGTCTTCCCCGCCAACGTGAAGTTCGCGGACATCGCGCCGGTGGTGACCACGTTCCTGGACAAGGACGCGGCGGCCTTCAGGGCGCAGGGGACGCTGGGCATCCAGACGCCGCTGGGCGTGCTGAAGTTCCCCCTGGAGAAGGAGGGCACGTTCCCCGTCCCCAAGATTCCCCAGGTGCAGTTCCAGGCGCCGCGCATCACCAACGTCACGCTGAGCGGGGCCACGGTGGAGTTCCCCCTGGCCATCACCAACCGCAACGCCTTCCCCCTGCCGGTGGCGGGCATCACCGGGGCGCTCAAGGTGGCGGGCGCCAACGTGGGCAACCTGTCCACGGGCAACCTGGGCATGCTGGATGGCAGCGGAACGAAGCAGGTGACCCTGCCCCTCACCATCAACTTCGCGAGCGCCGCCTCCGCGGCCATGGCCCTGCGCTCGGGCGGTAACGCGCAGGTGAGCCTGACGGGCAACCTGACGTCGGACGCGCAGTCCGTGCCCCTGAACCTCAGCCAGCTCGTGAATTTCACGAAGTAA
- a CDS encoding alpha/beta hydrolase — MRQGLPRAGGWPLVTGGILSHPLAALAVLAALSLTGCSRSSSAETASARRMGLKPCRLDGVAAQTLCGTLEVFEDRAAAKGRKIPLRVVVVPALASQPKEDPLFFLAGGPGQAASRTRILPALDRIRRQRDIVFVDQRGTGDSHPLDCDALNPSRTSLAERFEDREDADVIPQCRKGWDADERLYTTSIAMDDLDDVRAALGYRQVNLWGISYGTRAALVYMRQHPDRVRTAILDGVAPMGQYLPLYAARDGQRALDLLLDACAKDGVCAKAYPDLRARTEGLLAKLEAAPAKVHLAHPRTGVPEDFTLTRRVFLSELFSLLYSPDVASLVPLMLDRAAKDDWTPFVALSLGLTDEVARTTSRGMFLAVVCAEDAPFFTEEDAEREAKGTWFGPRMALDIKRACAKWPQANVPPSFREPVKSDIPTLLLSGELDPVTPPPWGEEAKRTLTHSLHVVVPGLGHNTVGADCARTLMADVLTRGSVEGLTPDCGAGLKRPPFFTSFAGPVP, encoded by the coding sequence ATGCGCCAGGGGCTCCCCCGTGCTGGAGGTTGGCCCCTCGTGACAGGTGGCATCTTGTCTCACCCCCTTGCCGCGCTGGCGGTGCTGGCGGCGCTGTCACTCACGGGCTGCTCCCGGTCCTCCAGCGCGGAGACCGCCTCCGCGCGGCGGATGGGCCTGAAGCCGTGCCGGCTGGACGGGGTGGCCGCGCAGACCCTCTGCGGCACGCTGGAGGTCTTCGAGGACCGGGCCGCGGCGAAGGGGCGCAAGATTCCGCTGCGCGTGGTGGTGGTGCCCGCGCTCGCGTCGCAGCCGAAGGAAGACCCGTTGTTCTTCCTCGCGGGCGGCCCCGGCCAGGCGGCGTCCCGCACGCGCATCCTGCCCGCGCTGGATCGCATCCGGCGTCAGCGCGACATCGTGTTCGTGGACCAGCGTGGCACGGGGGATTCGCACCCGCTGGACTGCGACGCGTTGAACCCCTCGCGCACCTCGCTGGCGGAGCGCTTCGAGGACCGCGAGGACGCGGACGTGATTCCCCAGTGCCGCAAGGGCTGGGACGCGGACGAGCGGCTCTACACCACGTCCATCGCCATGGACGACCTGGACGACGTGCGCGCGGCGCTGGGCTACCGGCAGGTGAACCTGTGGGGCATCTCCTACGGGACGCGCGCGGCGCTGGTGTACATGCGCCAGCACCCGGACCGCGTGCGCACCGCCATCCTGGATGGCGTGGCCCCCATGGGGCAGTACCTGCCGCTGTACGCCGCGCGCGACGGCCAGCGCGCCCTGGACCTGCTGCTGGACGCGTGCGCGAAGGACGGCGTCTGCGCGAAGGCGTATCCGGACCTGCGCGCCCGCACGGAAGGGCTGCTCGCGAAGCTGGAGGCCGCGCCCGCGAAGGTGCACCTGGCGCACCCGCGCACGGGCGTGCCGGAGGACTTCACGCTCACCCGGCGCGTCTTCCTGTCGGAGCTGTTCTCGCTGCTCTACAGCCCGGATGTCGCGTCGTTGGTGCCGCTGATGCTGGACCGCGCCGCGAAGGATGACTGGACGCCCTTCGTCGCGCTGTCCTTGGGGCTCACCGACGAGGTGGCGCGCACCACCAGCCGGGGCATGTTCCTCGCGGTGGTGTGCGCGGAGGACGCGCCGTTCTTCACGGAGGAGGACGCCGAGCGTGAAGCAAAGGGCACCTGGTTCGGCCCGCGCATGGCATTGGACATCAAGCGCGCGTGCGCGAAGTGGCCGCAGGCGAACGTGCCCCCGAGCTTCCGCGAGCCCGTGAAGTCGGACATCCCCACGCTGCTGTTGTCCGGCGAATTGGACCCCGTGACGCCGCCGCCCTGGGGCGAGGAGGCGAAGCGGACGCTCACGCACAGCCTGCACGTGGTGGTGCCGGGGTTGGGACACAACACGGTGGGCGCGGACTGCGCGCGCACGCTGATGGCGGACGTGCTCACGCGCGGCAGCGTGGAGGGCCTGACGCCCGACTGTGGCGCGGGCCTCAAGCGGCCGCCCTTCTTCACCTCCTTCGCCGGCCCTGTTCCGTAG
- a CDS encoding ATP-binding cassette domain-containing protein, protein MIEARNLHKRFGSVTAVHDVTFTAEDGVITGLLGPNGAGKTTTMRMLYTLVRPDGGTATVDGVDVAKQPEAARRALGVLPDARGLYPRLTAREHARYFGELHGLSGAALDARVEELVELLDMKDIADRRTEGFSQGERVKVALARALVHGPRNVLLDEPTNGLDVMATRSVRTLLRKLKAQGCCVVFSSHVMQEVAALCDRIVVVARGRVVADGTADALRASTGKDSLEEAFVSVIGSEQGLRE, encoded by the coding sequence ATGATTGAAGCCAGGAACCTGCACAAGCGCTTCGGCTCCGTGACGGCCGTGCATGACGTGACCTTCACCGCGGAGGACGGCGTCATCACGGGCCTGCTGGGCCCCAACGGCGCGGGCAAGACGACCACGATGCGCATGCTCTACACGCTGGTGCGCCCGGACGGCGGCACCGCCACCGTGGACGGCGTGGACGTGGCGAAGCAGCCGGAGGCGGCCCGGCGCGCGCTGGGCGTGCTGCCGGACGCACGCGGTCTCTATCCGCGCCTCACCGCGCGCGAGCACGCGCGGTACTTCGGCGAGCTGCACGGCCTGTCCGGCGCCGCGCTGGACGCGCGCGTGGAGGAGCTGGTGGAGCTGCTGGACATGAAGGATATCGCGGACCGGCGCACGGAGGGCTTCAGCCAGGGCGAGCGAGTGAAGGTGGCGCTGGCGCGCGCGCTGGTGCACGGGCCTCGCAACGTGCTCCTGGACGAGCCGACCAACGGCCTGGACGTGATGGCCACGCGCTCCGTGCGCACGCTGTTGCGCAAGCTGAAGGCGCAGGGCTGCTGCGTGGTGTTCTCCAGCCACGTGATGCAGGAGGTGGCCGCGCTGTGTGACCGCATCGTGGTGGTGGCGCGCGGGCGGGTGGTGGCGGACGGCACGGCGGATGCGCTGCGCGCCTCCACCGGCAAGGACAGCCTGGAGGAAGCCTTCGTGAGCGTGATTGGCAGCGAGCAGGGGTTGCGCGAATGA
- a CDS encoding M1 family metallopeptidase, with amino-acid sequence MAHPTDDKNFRLPTTLRPRRYQATVTLDLEGRTFAGEQHVELELSQPTTEIILHANALELGEVTFRTGNDVRKPVSKRVAPVSETVVLTFDAPLPAGSATLDVLWTGHFSDGLRGLYAAGKVAATQFEAADARRLFPCFDEPAFKARWALTVRVPEGHTVLGNGRGVKDEKDGALRKVTFEETELLSSYLIALVVGPLVGTPEEKAEGIPVRTWALPEKAHLAKFGQDAALQVLPRLQDYFGLPYAFGKVDQVGIPDFEAGAMENAGLITYREVALLLDPATAPLSVQKRVAEVVTHELAHQWFGNWVTMVWWDDLWLNEAFATWMAFKIVDQWRPDWRMWLDFDAHRASALALDALKSTHPIHGEVRNAGEAGESFDAITYEKGGAVLRMIEGFLGEGPFREGIRLYMRKHARANAVKEDLWNALGEAAKQPVNELATKWIGQSGFPLVSVKVEGRKVTLSQRRFYSEPEVRSPETWPVPMVLRFEDAGGVKEQRVLFRDAQTTVTLEGGSGDVKWLCANGGSTGFYRVAYEKPALDALKANLGTLAPSERISLLADTFALVRSAQAPVADLLDLAARFGDEEDEAVLDELIGRLGYIENRLTEGEDQERFRRWVEGLLGGGLKKLGWQAAPGEPDRVRLRRAALVRAVGGLARSPQVLAEARPLVQRMLQGDKTALDANLLDTAVGMVARAGDSALFDDLLQRMPREPDPATQRRYLMALTAFEDATLAERAQGLLFTETVKTQDVASFATGLLGNRTGRDAWWAQLQKRWKELVARTGAAPMLLRRVVEGLGLLRTREQLEQMKALLQANPIPEAQQATAQTLERLAQDVALPERVAPEVAAWLKRRP; translated from the coding sequence ATGGCGCATCCCACCGACGACAAGAACTTCCGTCTGCCCACCACCCTCCGTCCGCGCCGCTATCAGGCGACGGTGACTTTGGACCTGGAGGGGCGCACCTTCGCGGGTGAGCAGCATGTGGAGCTGGAGCTGTCCCAGCCCACCACGGAGATCATCCTCCACGCCAACGCCCTGGAGCTGGGCGAGGTCACCTTCCGCACCGGCAACGACGTGCGCAAGCCCGTGTCCAAGCGCGTGGCCCCGGTGAGCGAGACGGTGGTGCTCACGTTTGACGCTCCCCTGCCCGCGGGCAGCGCCACGCTGGACGTGCTCTGGACGGGGCACTTCAGCGACGGTCTGCGCGGCCTGTACGCGGCGGGCAAGGTGGCCGCGACGCAGTTCGAGGCCGCGGACGCGCGCCGGCTGTTCCCCTGCTTCGACGAGCCGGCCTTCAAGGCGCGCTGGGCGCTCACGGTGCGCGTGCCGGAGGGCCACACGGTGCTGGGCAACGGCCGGGGGGTGAAGGACGAGAAGGACGGGGCGCTGCGCAAGGTGACGTTCGAGGAGACGGAGCTGCTCAGCTCGTACCTCATCGCGCTGGTGGTGGGCCCGCTGGTGGGCACGCCGGAGGAGAAGGCGGAGGGCATCCCGGTGCGCACGTGGGCGCTGCCGGAGAAGGCGCACCTGGCGAAGTTCGGGCAGGACGCGGCGCTGCAAGTGCTCCCCCGGCTGCAGGACTACTTCGGGCTGCCGTATGCCTTTGGCAAGGTGGACCAGGTGGGCATCCCGGACTTCGAGGCGGGCGCCATGGAGAACGCCGGCCTCATCACCTACCGGGAGGTGGCGCTGCTGTTGGATCCGGCCACCGCGCCGCTGTCCGTGCAGAAGCGCGTGGCGGAGGTGGTGACGCACGAGCTGGCGCACCAGTGGTTCGGCAACTGGGTGACGATGGTGTGGTGGGACGACCTCTGGCTCAACGAGGCGTTCGCCACGTGGATGGCGTTCAAGATCGTCGACCAGTGGCGGCCGGACTGGCGCATGTGGCTGGACTTCGACGCGCACCGGGCGAGCGCGCTGGCGCTGGACGCGCTCAAGTCCACGCACCCCATCCACGGCGAGGTGCGCAACGCGGGCGAGGCCGGTGAGAGCTTCGACGCGATTACGTACGAGAAGGGCGGCGCGGTGCTGCGGATGATTGAAGGGTTCCTGGGAGAGGGGCCCTTCCGCGAAGGCATCCGGCTGTACATGCGCAAGCACGCGCGCGCGAACGCGGTGAAGGAAGACCTGTGGAACGCGCTGGGTGAGGCGGCGAAGCAGCCGGTGAACGAGCTGGCGACGAAGTGGATTGGCCAGAGCGGCTTCCCGCTGGTGTCGGTGAAGGTCGAGGGGCGGAAGGTGACGCTGTCGCAGCGGCGCTTCTACTCGGAGCCGGAGGTGAGGAGCCCGGAGACGTGGCCGGTGCCCATGGTGCTGCGCTTCGAGGACGCGGGCGGCGTGAAGGAGCAGCGCGTGCTCTTCCGCGACGCGCAGACGACGGTGACGCTGGAGGGCGGCTCGGGCGACGTGAAGTGGCTGTGCGCCAACGGCGGCTCCACGGGCTTCTACCGGGTGGCGTACGAGAAGCCGGCGCTGGACGCGCTGAAGGCGAACCTGGGCACGCTGGCGCCGTCGGAGCGCATCTCGCTGCTGGCGGACACGTTTGCGCTGGTGCGCTCGGCGCAGGCGCCGGTGGCGGACCTCCTGGACCTGGCGGCGCGCTTCGGGGACGAGGAGGACGAGGCGGTGCTGGACGAGCTCATCGGGCGGCTCGGGTACATCGAGAACCGGCTGACGGAGGGCGAGGACCAGGAGCGCTTCCGCCGGTGGGTGGAGGGGCTGTTGGGCGGCGGCCTGAAGAAGCTGGGCTGGCAGGCGGCGCCGGGTGAGCCGGACCGGGTGCGGCTGCGCCGCGCTGCGCTGGTGCGCGCGGTGGGCGGCCTGGCGCGCAGCCCGCAGGTGCTGGCGGAGGCACGCCCGCTGGTGCAGCGGATGCTCCAGGGGGACAAGACCGCGCTGGACGCGAACCTGCTGGACACGGCGGTGGGCATGGTGGCGCGCGCGGGCGACTCGGCGCTGTTCGATGATTTGTTGCAGCGGATGCCGAGGGAGCCGGACCCCGCGACGCAGCGGCGCTACCTGATGGCGCTCACGGCGTTCGAGGACGCGACGCTGGCGGAGCGCGCCCAGGGCCTGTTGTTCACGGAGACGGTGAAGACGCAGGACGTGGCGAGCTTCGCGACGGGCCTGTTGGGCAACCGCACCGGGCGCGACGCGTGGTGGGCGCAGCTGCAGAAGCGCTGGAAGGAACTGGTGGCGCGCACGGGCGCGGCGCCCATGCTGCTGCGCCGGGTGGTGGAAGGCCTGGGCCTCTTGCGCACGCGCGAGCAGCTGGAGCAGATGAAGGCCCTGCTCCAGGCGAACCCCATTCCGGAGGCACAGCAGGCCACGGCGCAGACCCTGGAGCGCCTGGCCCAGGACGTGGCCCTGCCCGAGCGCGTGGCCCCGGAGGTGGCCGCGTGGCTGAAGCGCCGGCCGTGA
- a CDS encoding DUF6986 family protein, with amino-acid sequence MKTTLTPEASAASREALRRANVAFGHTYPGESSRRQPVHTVYGGAHLFRAGTARKMGDLALAALRDYAADGSQLAHGLGLPQRGGFAQRVHDRVVDKLQREPVEDFRIDFEDGYGHRPDPEEDAHAVAAATEVARGLEQGSLPPFIGIRVKSFTEELYARASRTLDLFVTTLLEQSGGRLPPSFVVTLPKVTVPEQVTALAKLLSELESAHHLPPGALTLELMVETPQALFDARGRPHLRSLVEAGEGRCSHVHLGVYDYTAALDVSAHMQHMLHPACDYLRDTVQVLLAGSGVHLSDGATNVMPVGPHRKQGDTPLLPTERRENTDAVHRAWQVAYRHTRHSLERGYYQGWDLHPAQLPVRYSAVYAFFLEGLEPASQRLKAFVDKAAQATLLGDVFDDAATGQGLLNFFLRGLACGALTEEEARATGLTLEELRSRSFRAIVQGRASR; translated from the coding sequence ATGAAGACCACGCTCACGCCTGAAGCCTCCGCCGCCTCCCGTGAGGCCCTGCGCCGCGCCAACGTGGCGTTCGGCCACACCTACCCGGGCGAGTCCTCCCGGCGCCAGCCCGTGCACACCGTGTACGGCGGCGCCCACCTCTTCCGCGCTGGCACCGCGCGGAAGATGGGGGACCTGGCGCTCGCGGCGCTGCGCGACTACGCCGCGGACGGCTCCCAGCTCGCCCACGGGCTGGGCCTGCCCCAGCGCGGCGGCTTCGCCCAGCGCGTCCATGACCGCGTCGTGGACAAGCTCCAGCGTGAACCCGTCGAGGACTTCCGCATCGACTTCGAGGACGGCTACGGCCACCGCCCCGACCCGGAGGAGGACGCCCACGCCGTCGCCGCCGCCACGGAGGTGGCCCGGGGCCTGGAGCAGGGCTCGCTCCCTCCGTTCATTGGCATCCGCGTGAAGTCCTTCACCGAAGAGCTCTACGCCCGCGCCTCGCGCACCCTGGACCTCTTCGTCACCACACTGCTGGAGCAATCCGGTGGCAGGTTGCCTCCGTCCTTCGTCGTCACCCTGCCCAAGGTCACCGTGCCTGAGCAGGTGACCGCCCTGGCGAAGCTGCTGTCAGAGCTGGAGTCCGCCCACCACCTGCCCCCCGGCGCGCTCACCCTGGAGCTGATGGTGGAGACGCCCCAGGCCCTCTTCGACGCGCGCGGCCGGCCGCACCTGCGCTCGCTCGTGGAGGCCGGCGAGGGCCGCTGCTCCCACGTGCACCTGGGCGTCTACGACTACACCGCCGCCCTGGATGTCAGCGCGCACATGCAGCACATGCTCCACCCCGCCTGCGACTACCTGCGCGACACCGTGCAGGTGCTCCTCGCGGGCAGCGGCGTGCACCTGTCCGACGGCGCCACCAACGTCATGCCCGTGGGCCCCCACCGCAAGCAGGGCGACACCCCGCTCCTCCCCACCGAGCGGCGCGAGAACACCGACGCCGTGCACCGCGCGTGGCAGGTGGCGTACCGGCACACGCGCCACTCGCTGGAGCGCGGCTACTACCAGGGCTGGGACCTGCACCCCGCCCAGCTCCCCGTGCGCTACTCCGCCGTCTACGCCTTCTTCCTGGAGGGCCTGGAGCCGGCGTCCCAGCGCCTCAAGGCCTTCGTGGACAAGGCCGCCCAGGCCACCCTGCTGGGCGACGTGTTCGACGACGCCGCCACCGGCCAGGGCCTGCTCAACTTCTTCCTGCGCGGCCTGGCCTGCGGCGCCCTCACGGAAGAGGAGGCCCGCGCCACCGGCCTCACGCTGGAGGAGCTGAGGAGCCGCTCCTTCCGCGCCATCGTGCAGGGCCGCGCGTCACGCTGA
- the panD gene encoding aspartate 1-decarboxylase → MRRILFKSKIHRATVTQADLDYEGSVTIDKDLLKAADILPFEKVAVWNVTRGTRLETYALEGESGSGVICINGAAAHLNQPGDLVILATFAEVEEAEAANWKPTVVFVDGKNRAVPGVTEEIPGPARRIA, encoded by the coding sequence ATGCGCCGCATCCTCTTCAAGTCCAAGATCCACCGCGCGACGGTGACCCAGGCCGACCTCGACTACGAGGGTTCGGTGACCATCGACAAGGACCTGCTCAAGGCGGCGGACATCCTCCCCTTCGAGAAGGTCGCGGTGTGGAACGTCACGCGCGGCACCCGGCTGGAGACGTACGCCCTGGAGGGCGAGTCCGGCAGCGGTGTCATCTGCATCAACGGCGCCGCCGCGCACCTGAACCAGCCGGGCGACCTGGTCATCCTGGCCACCTTCGCGGAAGTGGAGGAGGCGGAGGCCGCCAACTGGAAGCCCACGGTCGTCTTCGTGGACGGCAAGAACCGGGCGGTTCCCGGCGTCACCGAGGAAATCCCCGGGCCCGCGCGCCGTATCGCGTAG
- a CDS encoding ABC transporter permease, producing the protein MKGLIGTVLRKEVLDHLRDKRTLGTAVMWPLLGPLVFLVMFNVMASWYRQDRPLEMPVVGREHAPSLMAFLERYGAKLSEAPQDYEALVQAGKLDLVLVVPDDYSKDFTDGHTAAVRLVVDSSRNKARHAVQRAQRMLAVYSQQTGSQRLFARGVSPELAVPVRVDELDLSTPERTAATVLTTIPLFLVMAAFAGGMQLASDTMAGERERGSLEPLLLNPAPRGAVVAGKWLATCAMAGTGVLLCLVGYFLVVKRVPLEDLGVRARFDTPAALGMLAAVLPLVLAASAVQMWVSTYARSFKEAQTYLSLLMVLPTLPGMMLALSPIQTQTWMFAVPVLGQELLAGEVMRGETLGPVPFLLAFVSCVVVSLVALRFTTRLLTQERIIFGRS; encoded by the coding sequence ATGAAGGGCCTCATCGGGACGGTGCTGCGCAAGGAAGTGCTCGACCACCTGCGGGACAAGCGCACGCTGGGCACCGCGGTAATGTGGCCGCTCTTGGGCCCGCTGGTGTTCCTGGTGATGTTCAACGTGATGGCCTCCTGGTACCGGCAGGACCGGCCGCTGGAGATGCCGGTGGTGGGCCGCGAGCACGCGCCCAGCCTGATGGCCTTCCTGGAGCGCTACGGCGCGAAGCTGTCGGAGGCCCCCCAGGACTACGAGGCGCTGGTGCAGGCCGGGAAGCTGGACCTGGTGCTGGTGGTGCCGGACGACTACTCGAAGGACTTCACGGACGGGCACACCGCGGCGGTGCGGCTGGTGGTGGACAGCTCGCGCAACAAGGCCCGTCATGCCGTGCAGCGCGCGCAGCGGATGTTGGCGGTGTACTCGCAGCAGACCGGCAGTCAGCGCCTGTTCGCGCGCGGCGTGTCTCCGGAGCTGGCGGTGCCCGTGCGCGTGGACGAGCTGGACCTGTCCACTCCCGAGCGCACCGCGGCCACGGTGCTCACCACCATCCCGCTGTTCCTGGTGATGGCGGCGTTCGCGGGCGGCATGCAGCTGGCCAGCGACACCATGGCGGGTGAGCGCGAGCGAGGCTCGCTGGAGCCCCTGCTCCTCAACCCCGCCCCGCGCGGCGCGGTGGTGGCGGGCAAGTGGCTGGCCACCTGCGCCATGGCGGGCACGGGCGTGCTCTTGTGTCTGGTGGGTTACTTCCTGGTGGTGAAGCGCGTGCCGCTGGAGGACCTGGGCGTGCGCGCCCGCTTCGACACGCCGGCCGCACTGGGCATGCTGGCCGCGGTGCTACCGCTGGTGCTGGCCGCGTCCGCCGTGCAGATGTGGGTGTCCACCTATGCACGTTCGTTCAAGGAGGCGCAGACGTACCTGTCGCTCCTGATGGTGCTGCCCACGCTGCCCGGGATGATGCTGGCCCTGTCCCCCATCCAGACGCAGACGTGGATGTTCGCGGTGCCGGTGCTGGGACAGGAGCTGCTCGCGGGCGAGGTGATGCGCGGCGAGACGCTGGGGCCGGTGCCCTTCCTGCTCGCCTTCGTGTCCTGCGTGGTGGTGTCCCTGGTGGCGCTGCGTTTCACCACGCGTCTGTTGACCCAGGAGCGCATCATCTTCGGCAGGAGCTAG
- a CDS encoding DUF2804 domain-containing protein, giving the protein MTLEREREALLPFAPNSVASTAGEPRFGTYQGELPEVDLPRLLGKWAPGRATRLLKRKRWHYTFVATQEVAALFAVVDLGYTANAFAVAVDLQEKKPLCDVSFLGVPGPLAEVSDKPGAGLVAAFRTLGGRMSVKRGESDERYQVEVDVSRMRTQSLQSFQWNGELLVAGGPPALTVIAPVEGDGLVNVTQKRSGLLAFGSLEAGGRRFRLDGGVGGMDYTQGYLARHTAWRWAFAAGRLPDGTPVGLNLVEGFNEGATEANENAVWLGDRLYPVGRARFEYDAKELLDPWRLTTDDGAVDLRFKPIYVHREERNLRLVVSHFAQPVGFFEGTLRVGGQELKLSNVPGVTEDQDMLW; this is encoded by the coding sequence ATGACGCTTGAGCGTGAACGAGAAGCCCTGCTGCCTTTCGCCCCGAATTCGGTGGCCTCCACGGCAGGGGAACCGCGGTTCGGCACGTACCAGGGAGAGCTGCCGGAGGTGGACCTGCCCCGGCTGTTGGGGAAGTGGGCGCCGGGGCGCGCGACGCGGCTGCTCAAGCGCAAGCGCTGGCACTACACCTTCGTCGCCACGCAAGAGGTGGCGGCCCTCTTCGCGGTGGTGGACCTGGGCTACACCGCCAACGCCTTCGCGGTGGCGGTGGACCTGCAAGAGAAGAAGCCGCTCTGTGACGTCAGCTTCCTGGGCGTGCCCGGGCCGCTCGCGGAGGTGAGCGACAAGCCGGGCGCGGGGCTCGTGGCGGCCTTCCGCACGCTGGGCGGACGCATGTCCGTGAAGCGCGGCGAGTCCGACGAGCGCTACCAGGTGGAGGTGGACGTCAGCCGCATGCGCACGCAGTCGCTCCAGTCGTTCCAGTGGAACGGCGAGCTGCTGGTGGCGGGCGGTCCGCCGGCCCTCACCGTCATCGCGCCGGTGGAGGGCGACGGGCTGGTCAACGTCACCCAGAAGCGCAGCGGCCTGCTGGCCTTCGGGAGCCTGGAGGCGGGCGGCCGTCGCTTCCGGCTGGACGGCGGCGTGGGCGGCATGGACTACACGCAGGGCTACCTGGCGCGGCACACCGCGTGGCGCTGGGCCTTCGCGGCCGGGCGGCTGCCGGATGGCACGCCCGTGGGCCTCAACCTGGTGGAGGGCTTCAACGAGGGCGCCACCGAGGCCAACGAGAACGCCGTCTGGCTGGGCGACCGGCTCTACCCGGTGGGCCGCGCGCGCTTCGAGTACGACGCGAAGGAGCTGCTGGACCCGTGGCGCCTGACGACGGACGACGGCGCGGTGGACCTGCGCTTCAAGCCCATCTACGTGCACCGCGAGGAGCGCAACCTGCGGCTGGTGGTGAGCCACTTCGCCCAGCCCGTGGGCTTCTTCGAGGGCACCCTGCGCGTGGGCGGCCAGGAGCTCAAGCTGTCCAATGTCCCCGGCGTCACCGAGGACCAGGACATGCTCTGGTAG
- a CDS encoding zinc ribbon domain-containing protein: protein MSCPHCGQPLPEGHASRTCPHCGGDVNAPGSPVMDEVADQAQRAADSAGRAVQDVLDDPRLRERLPGGSLPLLGSGLVAAAVVVPVLPFIGGGLGLPWAALMLVGAGMLGAREWVAAGRKLPDALVPAVKWATHPAFLPMFTALTVTQAFLSLGLGVAPLLWVLAAVVLGFVQWRAFQASPLAEPSLTRRPADVRLKRWVFAGVAACAVGLLLPWSSAWSLVPTAHLQRERTITIDDNFAWDIEDNHTWKFNTLVLPAGQGAGTGRGRLGATGVVLGLLALGVLGSVRRAREALPSVVPAVLAGLITVWGLTGLSSKPGPWLFLVGILAVDVAVAREWLGPRSAVPPAEPPASA from the coding sequence ATGTCCTGCCCGCACTGTGGTCAGCCGCTCCCTGAAGGCCACGCGTCGCGGACGTGTCCCCACTGCGGCGGGGACGTGAACGCGCCCGGGTCACCGGTGATGGACGAGGTGGCGGACCAGGCGCAGCGCGCGGCGGACTCGGCGGGCCGCGCGGTGCAGGACGTGCTGGATGACCCGAGGCTGCGCGAGCGGCTGCCCGGGGGCTCGCTGCCGCTGCTCGGTTCGGGGCTGGTGGCGGCGGCGGTGGTGGTGCCGGTGCTGCCCTTCATTGGCGGCGGGCTGGGGCTGCCCTGGGCGGCGTTGATGCTGGTGGGCGCCGGCATGCTGGGCGCGCGCGAGTGGGTGGCCGCGGGCCGGAAGCTGCCGGACGCGCTGGTGCCGGCGGTGAAGTGGGCCACGCATCCGGCGTTCCTGCCGATGTTCACCGCGCTCACGGTGACGCAGGCGTTCCTGTCGCTGGGGCTGGGCGTGGCGCCGCTGTTGTGGGTGCTGGCGGCGGTGGTGCTGGGCTTCGTGCAGTGGCGGGCGTTCCAGGCGTCGCCGCTGGCGGAGCCGTCGCTCACGCGGAGGCCGGCGGACGTGCGGCTGAAGCGGTGGGTGTTCGCGGGCGTGGCGGCGTGCGCGGTGGGGCTGCTCCTGCCGTGGAGCTCGGCGTGGTCGCTGGTGCCCACGGCCCACCTGCAGCGCGAGCGCACCATCACCATCGACGACAACTTCGCCTGGGACATCGAGGACAACCACACGTGGAAGTTCAACACGCTGGTGCTCCCGGCGGGGCAGGGCGCGGGGACGGGGCGTGGCCGGCTGGGCGCGACGGGCGTGGTGCTGGGGCTCCTGGCGCTGGGCGTGCTGGGGTCGGTGCGGCGCGCGCGGGAGGCGCTGCCCTCGGTGGTGCCGGCGGTGCTCGCGGGGCTCATCACCGTCTGGGGGCTGACGGGCCTGTCGTCGAAGCCGGGGCCGTGGCTGTTCCTGGTGGGCATCCTCGCGGTGGACGTGGCCGTCGCGCGCGAGTGGCTGGGGCCCCGGAGCGCGGTGCCCCCCGCGGAGCCGCCCGCGTCAGCGTGA